The following are from one region of the Lysobacterales bacterium genome:
- a CDS encoding tyrosine-type recombinase/integrase: protein MALSDLAVRQAKATGKAYTLPDLDGLSLAVTAAGGRTWHFRYYWAGKQKRMSLGTYPEVTLREARSLRDEARALLAKGTNPRVHRKQKRTAVRLADENTFEAVYRKWLKHRGLSLKEGRQTTLSILPRIFDKDVLPALGKRSVYEIKRPDLLEVIAKIEKRRALSVAEKVRTWFNQLFRYALVIVPGLEQNPASDLDVVALPLPPVNHNPFLRMAELPKLLQRLRSYRGRRQTQLGLRLLLLTGVRTGELRQAMPDQFDLDRGLWIIPPDVVKQLQLDMRKKRQQPKDIPPYIVPLSIQAMEIVRHLLDEFKPAQRYLFRHDSDLKKRISENTLNGALKRMGYQERLTGHGIRGTMSTALNEIGYPKVWVDAQLSHVDPNKVSATYNHAEYVEQRRRMMQDWADRLDLFEQNQVEAASMPLTVHLEGVPAFPNEQTASAPSTPVAASPILLVTKPGDAMPLVSAAAHRLPAVPPPRSAAPLVPSDIQRERMELFDVFEASHNLPVAAFAKMAGKSRRWISYEIKAGNLLALNVGNRGQRVPDWHLDPLKHELIQSVLKLTRGADPWQIYHALLQPRSMLRGRSALEGVTASNLDKLVMAVSTAVKESEWIPPRVGVA from the coding sequence ATGGCACTCTCAGACCTGGCCGTTCGACAGGCCAAGGCAACTGGCAAGGCATACACCCTCCCTGACTTGGATGGCCTCTCCCTGGCCGTCACGGCTGCAGGGGGCAGGACTTGGCACTTCCGCTACTACTGGGCGGGCAAGCAGAAGCGGATGTCGCTCGGCACCTACCCGGAGGTGACGCTTCGCGAGGCCCGCAGCCTGCGCGACGAAGCGCGCGCCCTGCTGGCCAAAGGCACCAATCCTCGCGTTCACCGCAAGCAGAAGCGCACCGCTGTCCGGCTCGCCGACGAAAACACCTTCGAGGCGGTGTATCGCAAGTGGCTCAAGCATCGCGGGCTCAGCCTCAAGGAAGGCCGGCAGACGACCCTTTCGATACTTCCGCGCATCTTCGACAAGGATGTGCTGCCCGCCTTGGGCAAGCGGTCGGTCTATGAGATCAAGCGTCCCGACCTCTTGGAGGTGATTGCCAAGATCGAGAAGCGCAGGGCGCTCTCCGTCGCCGAGAAAGTCAGGACGTGGTTCAACCAACTGTTCCGCTACGCGCTGGTGATCGTGCCGGGCCTGGAGCAGAACCCTGCCTCCGATCTCGATGTGGTGGCGCTGCCGCTGCCACCCGTCAACCACAACCCGTTCCTGCGCATGGCCGAGCTGCCGAAGCTGTTGCAGCGGCTGCGCAGCTATCGCGGCAGGCGGCAGACCCAGCTCGGGCTGCGGCTGTTGCTGCTGACCGGCGTGCGAACCGGCGAGCTGCGACAGGCGATGCCGGATCAATTCGATCTGGACCGTGGGTTGTGGATCATCCCGCCCGACGTCGTGAAGCAACTCCAGTTGGATATGCGCAAGAAGCGGCAGCAGCCGAAGGACATCCCGCCCTACATCGTGCCTTTGTCGATTCAGGCCATGGAGATCGTCCGGCACCTGCTTGATGAGTTCAAGCCGGCCCAGCGCTACCTGTTCCGGCACGACAGCGACTTGAAGAAGCGCATCAGCGAGAACACGCTCAATGGTGCCCTCAAGCGCATGGGCTATCAGGAACGCCTGACCGGACACGGCATCCGCGGCACGATGTCCACTGCGCTCAACGAGATCGGCTACCCGAAGGTCTGGGTGGATGCACAGCTCTCGCATGTCGATCCCAACAAGGTCAGCGCGACCTACAACCATGCCGAGTACGTGGAGCAGCGTCGCCGCATGATGCAGGACTGGGCCGATCGGCTCGACCTCTTCGAGCAGAACCAGGTCGAGGCGGCCAGCATGCCGCTCACCGTGCATCTGGAAGGCGTGCCCGCGTTCCCGAATGAGCAAACCGCAAGCGCACCCTCCACGCCGGTTGCCGCTTCGCCAATCCTGCTCGTGACGAAGCCGGGTGACGCCATGCCGTTGGTTTCTGCCGCCGCACATCGGCTGCCGGCGGTTCCGCCCCCTCGATCGGCCGCGCCGCTGGTGCCTTCGGACATTCAGCGCGAGAGGATGGAACTGTTCGATGTCTTCGAAGCGTCGCACAACCTTCCCGTCGCGGCGTTTGCCAAGATGGCGGGCAAGTCCCGCAGGTGGATCAGCTACGAGATCAAGGCGGGCAACTTGCTGGCGTTGAACGTGGGCAACCGCGGCCAGCGCGTGCCGGATTGGCATCTCGACCCACTCAAACACGAGCTGATCCAGTCCGTCCTCAAGCTGACCAGGGGTGCGGACCCTTGGCAGATCTACCATGCACTGCTGCAGCCGCGCTCGATGCTGCGGGGGCGTTCGGCACTGGAGGGCGTGACGGCCAGCAATCTCGACAAGCTCGTCATGGCAGTGAGCACAGCCGTGAAGGAAAGCGAATGGATCCCGCCGCGAGTCGGGGTCGCCTAG
- a CDS encoding substrate-binding domain-containing protein produces MESSDITAEIRMAVLGEWVPPQLADVLALQRAEEPETHAVLAGWTDPVRGAELPGDGFDFALSAVARQWPGWVCEPLWHDTLAVAVAKRSHLLAYREVPCEEVLKQPLICSQSTADEPWRMTVQRVFENALQEREQTVETFDVAMTLVAAGYGIAIAPAARLASYLRRGIAVRPLAGAPTIVMAYLLRRNASLSDTQARFARRARLVS; encoded by the coding sequence GTGGAATCGAGTGACATCACCGCCGAAATTCGCATGGCCGTCCTCGGCGAATGGGTGCCTCCCCAGCTCGCCGACGTGCTCGCCCTGCAGCGTGCCGAAGAGCCGGAGACTCATGCCGTCCTGGCCGGATGGACAGATCCCGTTCGAGGCGCGGAGCTGCCGGGCGACGGCTTCGATTTCGCCTTGTCTGCGGTTGCCCGGCAGTGGCCTGGCTGGGTATGCGAGCCGCTGTGGCATGACACGCTGGCGGTCGCCGTGGCCAAGCGCTCCCACCTGCTGGCCTACCGTGAAGTGCCGTGCGAGGAAGTGCTCAAGCAGCCCTTGATCTGCTCGCAGTCCACGGCCGATGAACCATGGCGCATGACCGTGCAGCGCGTGTTCGAGAACGCGCTGCAGGAGCGGGAGCAAACGGTGGAGACATTCGATGTGGCGATGACGCTGGTTGCCGCCGGGTACGGGATCGCCATTGCGCCTGCCGCGAGACTGGCGAGCTACCTACGCCGAGGCATCGCCGTGCGGCCGCTGGCCGGCGCACCAACGATCGTGATGGCTTACCTGCTGCGCCGCAACGCTTCCTTGTCGGACACCCAGGCAAGATTCGCCCGCCGCGCGCGCCTGGTGTCCTGA
- a CDS encoding helix-turn-helix transcriptional regulator encodes MPKRSIQRGRPTGTTTYEAEPAIAFGAAVREERTNQGIAQETLAHMAGIERSHMGKIERGEHVPTLPLILKIARALKCSSAHLMTLTEAKLAESAPSAD; translated from the coding sequence ATGCCAAAGCGTTCGATCCAAAGGGGCCGCCCCACCGGCACCACTACCTACGAAGCGGAACCAGCCATCGCGTTTGGGGCTGCCGTGCGGGAAGAAAGAACCAACCAGGGTATCGCTCAGGAAACGCTGGCTCACATGGCCGGCATCGAGCGGTCTCACATGGGCAAGATCGAGCGCGGCGAGCATGTCCCCACGCTCCCCCTCATCCTCAAGATCGCCCGTGCGCTGAAATGCAGTTCCGCCCACTTGATGACTCTGACCGAAGCCAAGCTGGCAGAGTCGGCCCCATCCGCGGATTGA
- a CDS encoding TraI domain-containing protein, with protein MLSLFQRKRVPPAAGTPPTSAIETPKGSMWPESAASLLATPRRQKLLEHIWQRTSLSRRQFATLYLAPLERYAELVQQFPASENHHHAYPGGMLDHGLEIVAYALKLRQSYLLPAGVTPEAQADQAEAWTAGTAYAALLHDIGKIAVDLHVEHADGSIWHPWHGPLRKPYRFRYRREREYRLHSAATGLLYAHLLDRDIFDWLSGYPDLWAALLYVLAGQYEHAGTLGELVVQADQASVAQELGGDPSKALAAPKHALQRKLLDGLRYLLKEEFKLNQAGPADGWLTQDALWLVSKTVSDKLRAHLLSQGIDGIPASNTAVFNVLQDHGIVQPTPDGKAIWKAAVTSDAGWSHAFTFLKLSPAMIWDAVDRPAPFAGRVQVEEEQAEPPPLAPAVADGPRVEGTEAAPASTAPIASAATDIGVAALLDLLGDTAPSTAPEIAEAEPAPSTVPPPQMSLAPSQDRAEPSGAHFMAWLSQSIQTRKLIINDAKALVHTVAGTTYLVSPGVFQRYAQEYLQVAALAKQEKLEGWQWVQKRFEKLGQHRKQPSGLNIWTCEVTGPRKSRRLHGYLLASPEALFRETPPDNPYLRLLNEAAKREDSALGGKDNDDQG; from the coding sequence ATGCTCTCGCTGTTCCAGCGCAAAAGGGTGCCACCCGCCGCCGGCACACCGCCCACCTCCGCCATCGAAACTCCGAAAGGGTCGATGTGGCCGGAGTCGGCCGCATCGCTGCTGGCCACGCCGCGTCGGCAGAAACTGCTGGAACACATCTGGCAGCGCACATCGCTCTCGCGCCGGCAGTTCGCCACGCTCTACCTCGCCCCACTGGAGCGCTACGCCGAGTTGGTCCAGCAGTTCCCGGCCTCCGAGAACCACCACCACGCCTATCCGGGCGGCATGCTGGACCACGGCCTGGAGATCGTCGCCTATGCGCTGAAATTGCGGCAGTCGTACCTGCTGCCTGCCGGCGTCACGCCCGAGGCACAGGCGGACCAGGCCGAAGCCTGGACCGCAGGCACGGCCTACGCGGCCCTGCTGCACGACATCGGCAAGATTGCGGTCGATCTGCACGTCGAGCACGCTGACGGCAGCATCTGGCATCCCTGGCACGGCCCGTTGCGAAAGCCGTACCGCTTCCGTTACCGAAGGGAGCGTGAGTACCGCCTCCACAGCGCCGCCACCGGGCTGCTCTACGCACACCTCCTCGATCGGGACATCTTCGACTGGCTCAGCGGCTATCCCGACCTCTGGGCCGCGCTGCTGTACGTGCTGGCCGGCCAGTACGAGCACGCCGGCACGCTCGGCGAGCTGGTCGTGCAGGCCGACCAGGCATCGGTCGCCCAAGAACTCGGCGGCGATCCCAGCAAGGCGCTGGCGGCGCCCAAGCATGCGCTGCAACGCAAATTGCTCGACGGCTTGCGCTACCTGCTCAAGGAAGAATTCAAGTTGAACCAGGCCGGCCCGGCGGACGGTTGGCTGACCCAAGACGCCCTGTGGCTGGTGAGCAAGACCGTCTCCGACAAGCTGCGCGCACATCTGCTGTCGCAGGGCATCGACGGCATCCCGGCGAGCAACACGGCGGTGTTCAACGTGCTGCAGGATCACGGCATCGTGCAACCGACGCCGGATGGCAAGGCGATCTGGAAGGCTGCCGTCACCAGCGACGCCGGCTGGTCGCACGCCTTTACCTTCCTGAAACTCTCGCCGGCGATGATCTGGGATGCCGTCGACCGGCCGGCGCCGTTCGCAGGCCGTGTGCAGGTCGAAGAGGAACAGGCGGAGCCGCCGCCGCTGGCGCCGGCGGTGGCCGATGGGCCGCGCGTGGAAGGCACCGAAGCTGCACCCGCGAGCACGGCGCCGATCGCATCCGCAGCCACGGACATCGGCGTGGCCGCGCTGCTCGACCTGCTGGGCGACACTGCTCCATCCACAGCGCCGGAGATCGCCGAGGCCGAGCCGGCCCCTTCGACCGTGCCCCCGCCGCAGATGAGCCTCGCGCCTTCCCAGGATCGCGCGGAGCCCTCCGGGGCGCACTTCATGGCCTGGCTGAGTCAGAGCATCCAGACGCGCAAGCTCATCATCAACGACGCCAAGGCCCTGGTGCATACCGTCGCCGGTACGACCTATCTCGTCAGCCCCGGCGTGTTCCAGCGCTACGCGCAGGAGTACCTTCAAGTCGCCGCGCTGGCCAAGCAGGAGAAGCTGGAGGGGTGGCAGTGGGTACAGAAGCGCTTCGAGAAGCTGGGACAGCACCGCAAGCAGCCGAGCGGGCTGAACATCTGGACCTGCGAAGTCACGGGGCCGCGCAAGTCGCGCCGGCTGCACGGCTATCTGCTCGCCAGCCCGGAGGCGCTGTTCCGGGAGACGCCGCCAGACAACCCATACCTGCGGCTCCTCAACGAGGCCGCAAAGCGCGAAGATTCAGCCCTTGGGGGCAAGGACAACGACGATCAAGGGTAG
- a CDS encoding nucleotidyl transferase AbiEii/AbiGii toxin family protein, translating to MDKTYADTVRLLLAVAPDVFANDIFAMKGGTAINLFVRDMPRLSVDIDVVYLPWQTPRDEALQAINQELAAIATRVAPLGVQTRLVRAKDLGDTKLIVENDASQVKIEVNVVFRGSVLPVERRPLSAKTSDLFGVEFELPVLAPDELYASKLVAALDRQHPRDLFDVWQLYESGDIGDGMVECFVIYLAGHNRPPHEVLFGNDKDIAGEYERAFVGMTEVDCSLETLLDARARMRRELPQRLSTAHKQFLSGLARAEPDWSLVQCQHAAQLPALRWKLANLETFRKRRPDDFAAQSAALDTGLGQS from the coding sequence ATGGATAAGACCTACGCGGACACCGTTCGCCTGCTGCTGGCCGTCGCGCCCGACGTGTTCGCCAACGACATCTTCGCCATGAAGGGCGGCACGGCCATCAACCTCTTCGTGCGGGACATGCCGCGTCTGTCGGTGGACATCGACGTGGTGTACCTCCCGTGGCAGACGCCGCGCGACGAAGCGCTGCAAGCCATCAACCAGGAGCTGGCCGCCATCGCCACGCGCGTTGCGCCACTGGGCGTGCAGACACGCCTGGTTCGCGCCAAGGACCTGGGAGACACCAAGCTGATCGTCGAGAACGACGCCAGCCAGGTGAAGATCGAGGTCAACGTCGTGTTCCGAGGCAGCGTGCTGCCCGTCGAGCGGCGGCCGCTGAGCGCCAAGACCAGCGATCTGTTCGGCGTCGAGTTCGAGCTGCCGGTTCTGGCACCGGACGAGCTGTACGCCAGCAAGCTGGTGGCCGCGCTGGATCGGCAGCACCCCCGCGACCTGTTCGACGTGTGGCAGCTCTACGAATCGGGCGACATCGGCGACGGCATGGTCGAGTGCTTCGTGATCTATCTGGCGGGCCACAACCGGCCGCCCCACGAAGTGCTGTTCGGCAACGACAAGGACATCGCCGGCGAGTACGAGCGGGCCTTTGTCGGCATGACCGAAGTGGACTGCTCCCTGGAGACACTGCTCGACGCTCGCGCCAGGATGCGGCGCGAGCTGCCACAGCGACTGAGCACCGCGCACAAGCAGTTTCTGAGCGGGCTGGCGCGCGCAGAACCGGACTGGTCGCTGGTGCAGTGCCAGCACGCCGCGCAACTGCCGGCACTGCGCTGGAAGCTCGCCAATCTCGAAACCTTCCGCAAGCGCCGTCCCGACGACTTCGCAGCGCAATCCGCCGCCCTCGACACCGGCTTGGGCCAGAGCTGA
- a CDS encoding type IV toxin-antitoxin system AbiEi family antitoxin — MDGNSRHQVIKRLQAGLPRGAPFDLATLSQFGVSPQLAAHYADGGWLVRLAHGVYAFPNDEFGVYGALKFLQQRVPGLHVGGKSALALQGVRHNLGSREALVLWGDGRFALPAWFTSRFPARYVHARLFDWPDTALAGKTLTTPPGLPEDLRVAAPERAVLELLYEAGVKQSLEEARNLFDGLRSPRKDLLGQLLSCCASVKAVRLFLTWARETSLVDVDALLEQYPVRTGSNTRWMSRLDDGTLLSLRPHG; from the coding sequence ATGGATGGAAATTCTCGGCACCAGGTAATCAAGCGACTGCAGGCGGGACTCCCCCGCGGGGCGCCGTTCGACCTTGCCACCCTGAGCCAGTTCGGGGTGTCGCCCCAGCTCGCCGCCCACTATGCCGACGGCGGGTGGCTCGTGCGCCTGGCCCATGGCGTCTATGCCTTCCCGAACGATGAGTTCGGGGTCTACGGTGCGCTGAAGTTCCTGCAACAGCGCGTGCCCGGCCTGCACGTCGGCGGCAAGAGCGCCCTGGCCCTGCAGGGGGTGCGGCACAACCTGGGCAGCCGGGAGGCGCTGGTGCTGTGGGGCGACGGTCGCTTCGCGTTGCCGGCCTGGTTCACTTCGCGCTTTCCGGCCCGCTATGTCCACGCCCGCCTGTTCGACTGGCCGGACACGGCGCTGGCCGGCAAGACCCTGACCACGCCGCCTGGCCTGCCCGAGGATCTGCGGGTGGCAGCCCCCGAGCGTGCCGTTCTGGAGCTGCTGTACGAAGCCGGCGTCAAGCAGAGCCTCGAAGAGGCCCGCAACCTATTCGATGGACTGCGTTCCCCCCGCAAGGACTTGCTCGGGCAACTGCTGTCTTGCTGCGCCAGCGTGAAGGCCGTGCGCCTGTTCCTCACCTGGGCGCGCGAGACCAGCCTCGTGGATGTCGATGCCCTGCTGGAGCAGTACCCGGTTCGCACCGGCAGCAACACGCGCTGGATGAGCCGGCTCGATGACGGCACCTTGCTGAGCCTGAGACCTCATGGATAA